The Horticoccus luteus DNA window TCGCAAGACGCAGAATTTTCGCCACGTCTCGGCGGGCGCGCAGGAGAGCTCCGCCGGGCGAACGCGAGTGGAGCGGAAACGGCTCAGGCCGCCGGTTCGTCGAGGCGGGGATTATCGATGCCGAGGGCGTCGGCGAGGTCGGTGAGGTGGTCCTGCTCCTGGGCGATGATTTCGCGCAGGACTTCGCTGAGCGCAAACTCACCCATCGCCTCGGCCTGCCGGATGCGTTCGCGGTAAGAAATGATGGTGACGCGTTCGTTTTCGAGGTCGAAGCGGAGCATGTCCTTGGGCTTGTCCGAAAGTTTGACGGGCTTCGGGGCGACGACGGGCGTGCCGTTGAAGTAGTCGATTTGCTTCGCGATTTTGATCGCGTGCTCGAGTTCCTCGGCGGCATGGCGCGCCAGTTCGGCGGCGATGTGCAGGTATTCGGCGCCTTTCATCGTCTGGCTGTAGACGACGTAGGCGATGATGGCTTGGTATTCGCGGGCGAGATCCTCGTTGAGGAGGCGGACCATTTCGTCGCGAGTGGGGGCTTTCGTTTGTTTCATAGGCAACAGTCGCGGGCGCAGGCGTGCGACGCGCGTGAAACCTACGGACCGCGAATGATGCAACGCGTTGCGTGCAATGTGGCGAACCACGCGCAGGCGGACGCGCCGGGCTTATTTCGGTGGATGAACGGGCCAGGCGGGCGAATCGGCGTGAGACGCGCGCAGGTCTGCTTCGAGGCTCGCGAGGACGGCGGGTTGGGCGGCGGCGAGGTTGTGCGTTTCGCCGGGATCGGTGCGGAGGTCGTAGAGTTCGAAGGGGGCGCCGGCTTTCGGTTGCACGATTTTCCACGGTCCGCGGCGGGCGGCTTGGTGAAAACCGCCTTCGTAAAATTCCCAGTAGAGCGGACGGTCGGCGAGGGCGGCTTGGGGGCGCCCTTCCCAGAGCGGGCGCACGCTCACACCGTCGCTCGGTGGCGTGGGTTGGCCGGCGAGATCGGCGAAGGTCGGGAGGACATCCGCGAAATACCACGGCGTATCGTCGGTGCGGCCGGCGGGCGCATGGCCGGGCCAGCGCACGATCATGGGTTCGCGGATGCCGCCTTCGTAGAGATCGCGTTTCAAGCCGCGGAAAGGTCCGGCGGAGGTGAAGAAGGCGGGGTCGTTGCCACCTTCGTGGTGCGGGCCGTTGTCGGAGGTGAAGACGACGATGGTGTCGTCGGCGAGGTGGAGTTCGTCGAGGAGGGCGAGGATGCGGCCGACGTCGGTATCGATGCGCGTGACCATGGCGGCGTAGCGTTTGGCGGCTTCGGGCCAGTCGCGGTCGGCGTATTCGCCGAGGGAAGGAATCTCGAGACCGAGCGGTTCGGATTCGTCGTTGGCGTGCGGGAGCGTGAGGGCGAAGTAGAGGAAGAAGGGGCGGGCGCGTTCGGCGCGGATGAACTTGAGGGCTTCGGCGATGAACAGGTCCTGCGAATGCACGGCCATGTTACTCGACACGCCGGTGCCGAGCGGACCTTCGTCGGGCACGATGTTGGGCAGCGGGACTTTCTCTTCGTTGCGCCAGAGGAAACTGGGGTAGGAGTTGTGCGCGTGGGTCTGGTTGACGTAGCCGAAGAAGTAATCGAAACCCTGCCGCAGCGGGAGGCCGCTGGCTTCCGGGCCGGGATTGCCAAGGCCCCATTTGCCGATGGCGGCGCTGGTGTAGCCGGCGGGTTTCAATACTTGGGCGAGCGTCAGGTCGTCGGGTTGCAGGGCGACGGCGAGCGGGTTGCGCGGGCGGTCGGAGGGCAAGTTGCCGCGCACGCGGCCGTGGCCCGTGTGCCGGCCGGTGAGGAGCACGCAGCGCGCGGGCGCGCAAACGGGGGCGCCGGCGTAGGCGCTCGTGAAGCGAATGCCGTCGACGGCGAGTTGGTCGAGGTGGGGGGTCTTGATCTTGGTTTGGCCGTAGCACCCGAGGTCGCCGTAGCCGAGGTCGTCGGCCATGATGAAAATAATATTGGGCGGGCGGGCCGTGGGCTCGACAGGGGCAGGGGGCTCCGCGGCCCGTAGCAGGCTGAGGGTGAGCAGCGGCAGGAGAAAAGAAGCGAAACAGCGAAACGGGGCGGCAGGTTTCATCGCCTTCACCGCACCGCGCGCCGGAGGAAAGGGCAAGTTCGCGCGACCAGCCAAAAGCGTCAGGTGATGGAGCTGGCCGGGCCGGCCCCGAGTGCGGCGTGAAGAGCGGGCAGATCGGGGAAGACGCGCGCGGGCCCGGCGGCGTGGAGTTGAGCGGCGGTGTGCGTGCCGGTGGTGACGCACCAGCAGGCGAGTCCGGCATTGGCTGCGGCGGCGACGTCGAAAATGGAATCGCCGACGAGAACGGTGCCCGCGGCGGGGCGTTCGAGGCGGGCGAGGACGTGTGTGACGAGCGCGGGATCGGGCTTGAGCCACGGCGTATCGTCGGCGCCGAAAACGCCGTCGAGCAGCGGATCGAGGTCGAGGTGCGTGCAAATCTCGCGCGACGAGTGGCCGGCTTTGTTGGTCAGCACGGCGAGTTTAGCGCCGCGCGCGTGCAAATCGGCGAGGAGTTCGCGCGCGCCGGGAAAAAGGTGAGCGCCGGCGAGCATCGTCGCATTCCAATACGGCATGTAGATGGCGAGGGCTTCGTCGATGCGGTTGGGCGCGACGAATTTGAGCATGGCGTTGCGCACGCCGCCACCGACTGCGGCGCGGACTTGCGCGGGGGTCGGTGCGGGGAGCCCGAGTTGGGGGAGCGTGTGCGCGTAGGCTTGGTGGATGGCGTCGAACTGGTCGAGGAGGGTGCCGTCGAGGTCGAAGAGGAACGTGTGAAAAGGGAGCGGTGCGGACATGAGCAGGAGCGATTGAGGCAGCAGCGCAGGGTGAGGCGAGTTCCAACGGAACGAGAAATTGTTCAACGAATTTGAATTGGCGGCGGCGGGCCGTTTCACCGAGAGTGGCCGCATGTCCGTCACGTCCGCCGCCTCCACCGCCCGCGCGTCCGTGCGACCGGCGGATGATGGCGCGGTGGTGACACTCGGAGGCGACTGGCGAATCACGCAGACGCGGCCGAAGTGGGCGAAGTGCGCGCCGGCGACGGAGACGAAGCGGGTGGAATTTCAAACCGCGGAACTGGGGCGCTGGGATAGTTCGCTGCTGGTTTTCCTGCTGGAAGTGAAGGAGTGGTGCACGGTCGCGGGGGCGTATTGCGATCTCGAAACGCTGCCGGAAAAATTGCGCGCGGCGTTGGAGCAGATTGCGCATTCGCATGCGACGAGCGTGCCGTTCGACCGCTCGCAGAATTTTCTCGTAACGGTGGGGCTGGCGACCGGGCAGGCGTGGAAACGCTCGCGCAACATGTCGAGTTTCATCGGGGAAACGGCGATCAGTGCGGTGCGGCTGGTGCGGTTGCCGCACAAATTCCGGTGGGGCGATTGCGTGCGGGAGATGCAGCAGTGCGGCGCGATGGCGCTGCCCATCGTGAGCCTGATCAGCCTGCTGGTGGGTTTGATCATGGCGTATCAGGCGGCGGTGCAGTTGCGGCAGTTTGGGGCGGATATTTTCGTGGCGGATCTGGTGGGGCTTTCGGTCGTGCGCGAGATGGGGCCGATGATGGCGGCGGTGATTCTCGCGGGGCGGACCGGCGCGGCGTTTGCGGCCACTTTGGGCAACATGAAGGCGGGCGAGGAGATCGATGCGTTGCAGGCGCTCGGCATTTCGCCGGTGGATTTTCTGGTGATGCCGCGCATCCTGGCGCTGGCGTTGATGATGCCGCTGCTCGTGCTCTACGCGAACTGCCTCGGGATCCTGGGCGGCATGGTGGTCGGCGCGGGCGTGCTGCAAATCCCGCCCTCGGCCTATTGGATCGAAACGCAGAGCATCATCGATTTGTCGGACGTGAGCTCGGGGTTGATCAAGGCGGTGACGTTTGGGTTGCTCATCGGATTGTCGGGTTGTTTCCGCGGGCTCGCAGCGGAGCGCAGCGCGGCGGGCGTGGGGCGGGCGGCGACGTCGGCGGTGGTGACAAGCATCCTGCTGATCATTGTGGCGGACGCGGTGTTCGCGGTGATTTTCAACATTTTGGGACTATGAACGATTCCCTCGAACCGGCGGACGTTCCGGCGATTGCGGTCGAGCAACTCACGTGCGGCTATGACGCGGCGGTGATCCTGCGCGACGTCTCCTTCACGGTGCGGCGCGGGGAGATTTTTTTCATCATCGGGGGTTCAGGGTGCGGCAAGAGCACGCTGCTGCGGCACATGATTGGGTTGGACCAGCCGATGGCGGGGACGGTGCGCTTTTTCGGCGAACCGCTGGAGGCGGATCCGGTGCGGCGGCGTGCGGTCTTGATGCGGTTCGGCGTGCTGTTCCAGAGCTCGGCGTTGTGGAGCTCGCTGACGTTGCGGCAAAACGTGTCGTTGCCGTTGGAGGAATACACCGATCTGTCGCGGCGCGACCGGGAGGAAATTGCGACGCTGAAGCTCGCCCAGGTCGGGCTCACGGGTTACGAGGATTACTATCCGGCGGAGATTTCGGGCGGCATGAAGAAACGCGCCGGGCTGGCGCGGGCGCTGGCGCTTGATCCGGAGATTGTGTTTTTCGACGAGCCGTCGGCGGGGCTGGATCCGATCACGTCGCGCAAACTCGATGAACTGACGCGGCAGGTGTGCCACACGCTGGGGACGACGGCGGTGATCGTATCGCATGAACTGGCCTCGATTTTCGCGCTGGCGGATCGGGTGATCATGCTGGATCGCGAAGAAAAAGGGATCATCGCGGAAGGGCCGCCGCGCGAACTGGCGGCACACAGCCGCGATCCGCGGGTCATCGAATTTCTGCGGCGCGACGTCGAGGTGGCGCCGACCTCCAAGCACTAAGAAGTTGTCAATATGGGCGTTCGCGGAAATTTCCTTAGCCAGTGCGGTGACCGCCGCGCACGTCGGCTCCAGGCGGTCGCGGCCTTCCTCCGATGAGACCCAAGCTTAGTCCCGCCGTCGTGGGCGCCTTCGTGATCGGCGCCTTTGCGCTGATTGTGCTGGCGCTGTTGTCATTCGGCGGCATGCACTTTTTTTCCAAGCCGCAGCGGTTTGTCGTGTATTTCGACGAGCAGATTCACGGCCTGGATCTCGGTTCGCCGGTGAAGTTGCGCGGGGTGCGGGTGGGTCGGGTGGTCGACCTGAACATCCGTTACGATGCCGAGCACAACAAATCGATCGTGATCGTGGTGTGTGAGTTCAACCCGAGCTCCGTGGTGGATGAGAAGGGCAGCGGGATCAAGGTGTCGACGCCGGAAGAGTTGCAGCACCTCGTGGACAAAGGGCTGCGGGCGCAACTCGGGATGTTGAGCTTCGCGACCGGGATGCTTTTCGTGGAACTCGATTTCATGAATCCGCACGAGTATCCGCCGTCGATGCCGATGCCGCCGTCGCGTTTCGTCGTGGTGCCGTCGATTCCGTCGACGATTTCGGAATTCCAAGCGAGCCTGACGGAGATCATGGCCGACGTGAAAAAGGCGGACTTCGCGGGTTTGTCGAAGGAGCTGAAAGGTCTGATCGTCGACGTGCACAAGCAGGTCAACACGCTCGATCTGAAGGCGCTGCTGGCGCAGTGGCAAAAAACGGGCGAGTCGGTGAACGCGCTCGTGACCTCGCCGCAGATCAAGGAGACGTTCGACCATGTGAATGCCGCGGTGGAGGATTTGCGCGGGGTGCTGGCACGGCTGGACACGCAAATCGACAGCAACGGCCAGCAATTGCAGGGCACCCTCGCGCAAGCCCGCGACACGCTGGAGGCGTTCAAGGCGTCGGCGGCGACGTTGCAGCGGTTTGTGGCCTCGCAACGAAATTTGGGCGCCGATACCGGCCAGGCGTTGAGCAAACTCAGCGACGCCGCGGAATCGGTGCAACGCCTCGCCGACTATCTTGAGCGCAATCCCAACGCGCTGATCACCGGGCGGCGGCTGCCCGACGCGCAAAAAACGCCATGAAACGATTCCTCCTGCTCGCGGCCTCGCTCGCTTTGTTTGCTGGTTGCAACGTCCTGCCCAAGCCGGGCCCGGACCCGACGCGGTATTTTGTGTTGACCGATTCGACGCCGGCCGGGGCGCCGGCGGAGCCGAGCGCGGAGCGCCCGGTGAACGGCTTGGTGATCGGCCTGCGCACGCTGGATGTGCCGGGCTATTTGAAAAGCCGCTCGATCGTGGTGCGCGACGGGGCGAACGAAGTGACGTATCAGGATTACGCACGTTGGGCGGAGCCGCTCGAGGTGGGCCTGGGCCGGACGCTGCGGCTCTGCCTGCAGGACGCGGGGAATGTCACGCGCATCTACCGTGAGCCGTTTCCGTTCGACATGGATCGGGATTACGACGTGGCGGTGCGGATCGTGCGTTGCGAAGGCGCGGTGGCGAACGGCAAGGGCGTGGCGCGGCTGTCGGCGTCGATCGAGATTTTGCGCGTCGCCGAGAACCGGGTGGTGGTGCGGAAGTTTTTCCGCGCGCCGGAGGCGGCGTGGGACGGCAAGAATTTCGGGACGCTGGCGCGGTTGTTGAGTGACGAAACCGTGGCGTTGGGCGATGCCATCAACGCCGAGCTCGCGCAATTGCCGAAGCCGACGCGCGACGGGAAGTAGCAGTGAAGGGGCGGCGGAGAAATCCCAACGAAGCGGGGCCTGCTGGGTTTGCTTTGTGGCGCGTATGCGCGTCCGCCTTTGCGGACGCGGCTCGCGGACGAACGGCGAAGATCTGTCGAGCCCCTGAGGGCCACGCTGTCCAACGCGAGAATTACGGGACTTGCGGCCGCGCCGCGGCCATCGCACGGACGGTTTCGTAGAGACGAGGAAGATCTGCGGGCGTCACCACATCGCCGGGCGGGCGGGGCCAGCCGCTCGCGCTCGGCCATTCGCCGCGGGCGATGAACCGCTCCACGGCGGACGACAGCCCGGCGATCGCCAGATATTCTTTTTGTTCTTTTTCGTCGCGGATGGCGGTGACGCGATCGGCGCCGAGCATGGTGATCTGACCGGCGGAAATGTGCGCGAGGTCGTTGAGCGTCACGAAGGGGCGGCAGTCAACGAGGGTGGTGGCGGGGCGGGGCGATTCGCCGCGAAGGTAGCGGTAATAGTCGCGGTGATTCTCCACGAGGCCGTCGAAGTTTTCGAAGGGCATCGTGTCCACGCGGCCGTCGTTCCAGCGGATTTCGATGGTGCCGCCGACGACGTAGCGGATGGTGGCGTTGTCGCAGAGGACGGTCTCGACGTGGGTGCTGGCACCCGAGCAGGCGTGGGAGAGGGCGAAGCGCATCGTAACGCCGCTGGTGGTGTCGGCTTCGGTGAAAAACGTATCCGCGCCTTCGATGGCGTGCGCGCGGTAGAGCTCGGCGCGGACGGCGGCGATCTGGCCCCAGCTCGCGAGGTCGGGCGCACCGGTCCAGAAGAGGATGTTGTGAACGAAGTGGGCGAGGGCGTTGCCGAAGCAGGAATCGAGGACGACGCGGTCGTTGAGCAGGAGGCGTCCGGCCCAGTTGTTGCGCTGGAAATATTCGGCGGGACGCGGCCAGAAGGCGCTGAGGGTGGCGGCGCGGAGAGCGCCGAATTCACCCGCGAGGAGGCGTTGCTTCAACGCGCGGCGCTGGGGCTCGATGATAAAGTTGAATCCGACGAGCGAGGCTTTGGGCGAACGCCGGTCGTTCGTGATCATTTGCTCGAGTTCGGCGTAATCGAGGGTCGGCGGTTTCTCGAGATAGACGGGAATGCCGAGCGCGGTGACGGCGGCGTGCATTTCCGAATGGAGTTGAATGGGCGTGGGCACCACGACGAGGTCGAGTTCGCGATGGCATGCCTCGAGCATCGCGCGATAGTCTTCGAAGACGCGGACGCCGCGCTGGGCGAGGTGCCAGGATTGTTGCTGGGCGGCGAAGGCGGCGGCTTGCGGGTCGCAGGTGCAGATCAACCGCGCCTCGCCTTGTTCTTCGAGGCGGGCGACGGCGTTGTGATGCCAGCCGGCGAATCCGCCCATGCCTACGATGCCGATGCGAATGGGAGTCGTCACACGATTTTGAGTTTAGGTAAATCCTGGCCGTCGACGAGGCCGACGGGTTGATGACGCGCGTTGACGACGATGAGGTCGTCGATGCGATGAGCTTCGAACAACCGGAGCGCGTCGACACCGAGGGCGTCGTCGCGAACAGTCTTCGGGTTGCGCGTCATGAAGGTGGACACCGGTTGGCGGAGAAAGTCCGGGCCGGTGAGGGCGCTGCGGCGAAAATCTCCATCGGTGAGAATGCCGGTGAGTTTGCCGGTCCGCGGATGCACGAGGGCGATGCTGCCGGTCTTGGCGGCGGTCATCGCGAGGATGGCGTCCTGGGTCGTCTTGGTGTCGGGCAAAATGGGCGAGCGTTCGCCGGTGCGCATGAAGTCTTTGACGCGCAAGAGGAGCACGCGGCCGAGGTTGCCGGCGGGATGATAGCGGGCGAAATCGTCGCGGGTGAGGCCGCGCGCTTCGAGGAGCACCATCGCCAGCGCATCGCCGAGCGCGAGGGCGGCGGTGGTGCTGGCGGTCGGGGCGAGCGAGAGGGGACACGCTTCCTGCGGCACGCGGTAGAGGAGGCGATGGTCGGTGTTTTTCGCGAGGTCCGATCCGACGTGGGAGGTGAACGCGACGGTGCTGACGCCGAAGCGTTTCAACACGGGGAGGAGGCGGAGAATTTCCTCGGTCTGGCCGCTGTTGCTGAGGAGGAAAGCGAGATCGCCATCCGCGCAGATGCCGAGATCGCCGTGAAGGGCGTGGGTGGCATCGAGGAAACAGGAGGAGGCGCCGGTGCTGTTGAAGGTGCTGGCGAGTTTTTGGGCGATGTGGGCGGACTTGCCGACGCCGGTGAAGATCAGTTTGCCGCCCAGTGCGATAACCGCTTCGACGGCAAGGGCGGTGGCGGTGAATTCGGGTCCGAGGCCGCGCGAGGTGGCGACCAGGGCTTTCGTCTCGATCTGCAGGCAGGCACGGGCGCGAGCGAGAGCGGTTTTCGAATTGAGGGCCATTTACGGGTTGAGTCGCGGGAGCAAGGTGGCGGAATTTACGGCTACCGGTGTCTCGTTCAATCCCTTTCCCTTCGTTCCTGCATCTCTGGCGCCCGCGACGCTGGTCGTTTGTCGCGGGGGTGGTGTGCTTGTTGTGCTTCGGCGCCTGCGAGCGGCGGGTGGCGCAGAGCACCGGGCCGGAGACGGATGATCCGAATTTCCGGCAGGGTCAGCAGCTCGCGCGGCAGGGTCGGCCGCAGGAGGCGTTGGCGGAATATTTGAAAGTGATCGCGCGGCGCGGCGACGCGGCGCCGGAGTCGAATCTCGAGGTGGGCTTGATCTACCAGGAAAACATCAAGGATCCGATCGCGGCGATTTACTATTTCCGCCGCTATCTCGAACTGCAGCCGAATTCCCGCCAGGCGGAAAACGTGCGCGGGCTCGTGAACAACGCGAAACGTGAATTTGCGCGGACGCTGCCGGCGGCGCCGTTGGAGAGTCAGACGCAGCGGATCGACCTGGTGGAGCAGATCGAGCGGTTGCAGCGCGAAAACGACGACTTGAAGGCGGAGCTCACGTCACTGCGTTCGGGCGGCACGGCGCCGGTGACGCGGTCGCGATTCGCGTTGAACGAGCCATCACCGTCCGCGCCGGCGCCGAGTGGCCGGTCGCCGGTGGTGATGGCGCCCACGACGATCGAAAGTTCGCCGGTGACTTTGGCGCCCGAAGAAAATCCCACGCCGACGCTGACCGCGCCGCGGACGGATGCGCCGGTGCCGCCGACGCGGCCCGGAGCGGCGCAACCGGCGCGGAGTGGCAAGCGGCACACGATCGCGAAGGGCGATACGCTGTTTAGCCTGGCGCAGCGCTACTACGGCAACCGGAGCAAGTGGCGCGATATTCTCGCGGCGAACCGTGACGTGCTCGCGAACGAAAACTCGCCGTTGCGCATCGGGATGGAATTGAAGATTCCGTGAAGCGGTTGAGGCCGCAGGGGCGGGCGGACGCACGAAGGACGTCGCAGCTCACGCGGACCGAAAGAAGCGCAAGAGCGTAACCTAATTGGTTACATTCCCGAATTGGTCGGCCGGTGGCGCGGGGAGGGACGGCGGCGGGAAAAAGGAACGGAAGGCGAGGCGGGCTGATGACGGAGAACGGGCTCGAAATTGGCGGGCGGGCGCGGCAGTCGATGGAGCATGCCCGAAACTTCCCGTCGGACGGCAGTGTTTACCGAGTCGATGATTCGCGAGATGTCGCGCGTGGCGACGCGCCATGGTGCGATCAATCTGGCGCAGGGGTTTCCCGATTGGGATCCGCCGGCGGCGCTGGTGGCGGCGGGGCGCGAGGCGATGGATGCGCACCGGCATCAATACGCGGTGACGTGGGGCGCGCCGGAATTGCGGACGGCCCTCGGGGCGAAAATCGCGCGGTTCATGGGAGTGCCCGTCGATGCCGAGCGGGAGCTGGTCGTAACGTGCGGCGCGACGGAAGCGATGATGGTGGCGATGATGACGGTGTGCGATCCGGGCGATCGCGTGGGGTTGTTTACGCCGTTTTATGAGAACTATGGTGCGG harbors:
- a CDS encoding ferritin-like domain-containing protein; its protein translation is MKQTKAPTRDEMVRLLNEDLAREYQAIIAYVVYSQTMKGAEYLHIAAELARHAAEELEHAIKIAKQIDYFNGTPVVAPKPVKLSDKPKDMLRFDLENERVTIISYRERIRQAEAMGEFALSEVLREIIAQEQDHLTDLADALGIDNPRLDEPAA
- a CDS encoding arylsulfatase; protein product: MKPAAPFRCFASFLLPLLTLSLLRAAEPPAPVEPTARPPNIIFIMADDLGYGDLGCYGQTKIKTPHLDQLAVDGIRFTSAYAGAPVCAPARCVLLTGRHTGHGRVRGNLPSDRPRNPLAVALQPDDLTLAQVLKPAGYTSAAIGKWGLGNPGPEASGLPLRQGFDYFFGYVNQTHAHNSYPSFLWRNEEKVPLPNIVPDEGPLGTGVSSNMAVHSQDLFIAEALKFIRAERARPFFLYFALTLPHANDESEPLGLEIPSLGEYADRDWPEAAKRYAAMVTRIDTDVGRILALLDELHLADDTIVVFTSDNGPHHEGGNDPAFFTSAGPFRGLKRDLYEGGIREPMIVRWPGHAPAGRTDDTPWYFADVLPTFADLAGQPTPPSDGVSVRPLWEGRPQAALADRPLYWEFYEGGFHQAARRGPWKIVQPKAGAPFELYDLRTDPGETHNLAAAQPAVLASLEADLRASHADSPAWPVHPPK
- a CDS encoding HAD family hydrolase: MSAPLPFHTFLFDLDGTLLDQFDAIHQAYAHTLPQLGLPAPTPAQVRAAVGGGVRNAMLKFVAPNRIDEALAIYMPYWNATMLAGAHLFPGARELLADLHARGAKLAVLTNKAGHSSREICTHLDLDPLLDGVFGADDTPWLKPDPALVTHVLARLERPAAGTVLVGDSIFDVAAAANAGLACWCVTTGTHTAAQLHAAGPARVFPDLPALHAALGAGPASSIT
- a CDS encoding ABC transporter permease, encoding MSVTSAASTARASVRPADDGAVVTLGGDWRITQTRPKWAKCAPATETKRVEFQTAELGRWDSSLLVFLLEVKEWCTVAGAYCDLETLPEKLRAALEQIAHSHATSVPFDRSQNFLVTVGLATGQAWKRSRNMSSFIGETAISAVRLVRLPHKFRWGDCVREMQQCGAMALPIVSLISLLVGLIMAYQAAVQLRQFGADIFVADLVGLSVVREMGPMMAAVILAGRTGAAFAATLGNMKAGEEIDALQALGISPVDFLVMPRILALALMMPLLVLYANCLGILGGMVVGAGVLQIPPSAYWIETQSIIDLSDVSSGLIKAVTFGLLIGLSGCFRGLAAERSAAGVGRAATSAVVTSILLIIVADAVFAVIFNILGL
- a CDS encoding ABC transporter ATP-binding protein — encoded protein: MNDSLEPADVPAIAVEQLTCGYDAAVILRDVSFTVRRGEIFFIIGGSGCGKSTLLRHMIGLDQPMAGTVRFFGEPLEADPVRRRAVLMRFGVLFQSSALWSSLTLRQNVSLPLEEYTDLSRRDREEIATLKLAQVGLTGYEDYYPAEISGGMKKRAGLARALALDPEIVFFDEPSAGLDPITSRKLDELTRQVCHTLGTTAVIVSHELASIFALADRVIMLDREEKGIIAEGPPRELAAHSRDPRVIEFLRRDVEVAPTSKH
- a CDS encoding MlaD family protein, yielding MRPKLSPAVVGAFVIGAFALIVLALLSFGGMHFFSKPQRFVVYFDEQIHGLDLGSPVKLRGVRVGRVVDLNIRYDAEHNKSIVIVVCEFNPSSVVDEKGSGIKVSTPEELQHLVDKGLRAQLGMLSFATGMLFVELDFMNPHEYPPSMPMPPSRFVVVPSIPSTISEFQASLTEIMADVKKADFAGLSKELKGLIVDVHKQVNTLDLKALLAQWQKTGESVNALVTSPQIKETFDHVNAAVEDLRGVLARLDTQIDSNGQQLQGTLAQARDTLEAFKASAATLQRFVASQRNLGADTGQALSKLSDAAESVQRLADYLERNPNALITGRRLPDAQKTP
- a CDS encoding PqiC family protein, which translates into the protein MKRFLLLAASLALFAGCNVLPKPGPDPTRYFVLTDSTPAGAPAEPSAERPVNGLVIGLRTLDVPGYLKSRSIVVRDGANEVTYQDYARWAEPLEVGLGRTLRLCLQDAGNVTRIYREPFPFDMDRDYDVAVRIVRCEGAVANGKGVARLSASIEILRVAENRVVVRKFFRAPEAAWDGKNFGTLARLLSDETVALGDAINAELAQLPKPTRDGK
- a CDS encoding Gfo/Idh/MocA family protein; the encoded protein is MTTPIRIGIVGMGGFAGWHHNAVARLEEQGEARLICTCDPQAAAFAAQQQSWHLAQRGVRVFEDYRAMLEACHRELDLVVVPTPIQLHSEMHAAVTALGIPVYLEKPPTLDYAELEQMITNDRRSPKASLVGFNFIIEPQRRALKQRLLAGEFGALRAATLSAFWPRPAEYFQRNNWAGRLLLNDRVVLDSCFGNALAHFVHNILFWTGAPDLASWGQIAAVRAELYRAHAIEGADTFFTEADTTSGVTMRFALSHACSGASTHVETVLCDNATIRYVVGGTIEIRWNDGRVDTMPFENFDGLVENHRDYYRYLRGESPRPATTLVDCRPFVTLNDLAHISAGQITMLGADRVTAIRDEKEQKEYLAIAGLSSAVERFIARGEWPSASGWPRPPGDVVTPADLPRLYETVRAMAAARPQVP
- a CDS encoding KpsF/GutQ family sugar-phosphate isomerase encodes the protein MALNSKTALARARACLQIETKALVATSRGLGPEFTATALAVEAVIALGGKLIFTGVGKSAHIAQKLASTFNSTGASSCFLDATHALHGDLGICADGDLAFLLSNSGQTEEILRLLPVLKRFGVSTVAFTSHVGSDLAKNTDHRLLYRVPQEACPLSLAPTASTTAALALGDALAMVLLEARGLTRDDFARYHPAGNLGRVLLLRVKDFMRTGERSPILPDTKTTQDAILAMTAAKTGSIALVHPRTGKLTGILTDGDFRRSALTGPDFLRQPVSTFMTRNPKTVRDDALGVDALRLFEAHRIDDLIVVNARHQPVGLVDGQDLPKLKIV
- a CDS encoding LysM peptidoglycan-binding domain-containing protein; its protein translation is MSRSIPFPSFLHLWRPRRWSFVAGVVCLLCFGACERRVAQSTGPETDDPNFRQGQQLARQGRPQEALAEYLKVIARRGDAAPESNLEVGLIYQENIKDPIAAIYYFRRYLELQPNSRQAENVRGLVNNAKREFARTLPAAPLESQTQRIDLVEQIERLQRENDDLKAELTSLRSGGTAPVTRSRFALNEPSPSAPAPSGRSPVVMAPTTIESSPVTLAPEENPTPTLTAPRTDAPVPPTRPGAAQPARSGKRHTIAKGDTLFSLAQRYYGNRSKWRDILAANRDVLANENSPLRIGMELKIP